A single genomic interval of Microbulbifer variabilis harbors:
- a CDS encoding NUDIX hydrolase — MKFCSQCGSNAVTFSIPQGDDRPRHLCGNCGTIHYINPRVIVGVLPYLEDRVLLCKRAIEPRLGLWTLPAGFMENGETSEEGALRESWEEARASIRVDELYSIYDIPHINQVYLMYRGELTDTNFGPGPESLEVSLFRQEEIPWAEIAFPIMHKTLKHYFTDTEQGQYQLHRGVISRKL, encoded by the coding sequence ATGAAATTTTGTAGCCAATGCGGCAGTAATGCCGTCACATTTTCCATCCCCCAAGGCGATGACCGCCCTCGCCACCTCTGTGGCAATTGCGGCACCATCCACTATATCAACCCGCGTGTGATTGTCGGTGTTTTACCCTACCTGGAAGACCGGGTCTTACTGTGTAAACGCGCCATTGAGCCGCGCCTGGGACTCTGGACCCTGCCCGCCGGTTTTATGGAAAACGGTGAAACCAGTGAAGAAGGTGCTTTGCGCGAATCCTGGGAAGAAGCACGTGCCAGCATTCGTGTGGACGAGCTTTATTCAATTTATGACATTCCGCATATCAATCAGGTTTACCTGATGTATCGCGGAGAGCTTACCGATACGAATTTTGGCCCCGGGCCGGAATCACTAGAAGTGTCACTATTTCGCCAGGAAGAAATCCCCTGGGCTGAAATTGCCTTCCCGATCATGCATAAAACTCTTAAGCACTATTTCACCGACACGGAACAGGGGCAATACCAGCTGCACCGGGGCGTTATTTCGCGGAAGCTATAG
- a CDS encoding efflux RND transporter periplasmic adaptor subunit, with the protein MARILFFWLVLIALMACGGKDDKQKAPPPPPVEVLVVREQPVIPRFEFVGRVEATDEYKVRPRVQGYIQSRDFREGETVKKGRLLFEIDPRPFIAELDNQSANLERAEATLRIAERNYRRGRKLVATGAISQVQMDELLGTFEEAKSQVDADRAKVESARLDLSYTKIYAPLTGRIGRTQFTEGSLVGPDSDPLTTIVKMDPIYVLFEVPENQLYAVQVDAERRRREGLPPTRLDVRIELPDGNFYPYQGRIVFIDNQIDPNTGSVAVRALFPNPGSLLVQGQFARVSIRLYTGSEALKPLVPQSAVLEDMQGRYLFVLGKKNIAEKRYVTLGQREGELWAVNHGLVAGESVIVNGLQRVVAGKPVTPQNTPRNPYDASEKPAEPASGGASPVGKQSTKQPIGFGQGTLLPDDMELPEGVEEGERHRYEGQEHDYK; encoded by the coding sequence ATGGCGCGTATTTTATTTTTTTGGCTTGTGCTGATCGCCTTGATGGCCTGTGGCGGCAAAGATGATAAGCAAAAGGCACCGCCACCGCCTCCTGTAGAGGTGCTGGTGGTGCGAGAACAGCCGGTGATTCCGCGCTTTGAATTTGTCGGCCGGGTGGAGGCCACCGATGAGTATAAGGTGCGCCCCCGCGTGCAAGGTTATATCCAGAGTCGCGATTTTAGAGAGGGGGAAACGGTTAAGAAAGGGCGCCTGCTATTTGAAATAGATCCGCGCCCATTTATCGCTGAATTGGATAACCAAAGCGCCAATTTGGAGCGCGCCGAGGCGACTTTGCGGATCGCTGAGCGCAATTATCGACGTGGTCGCAAGTTGGTCGCTACAGGTGCTATCAGCCAGGTGCAGATGGATGAATTACTGGGCACTTTTGAGGAAGCTAAGTCACAGGTCGATGCAGATCGTGCCAAAGTGGAAAGTGCCCGCCTAGACCTCTCCTATACAAAGATTTACGCGCCACTTACCGGTCGCATTGGTCGTACTCAGTTTACTGAGGGTTCCCTGGTGGGACCTGATTCGGACCCGCTCACTACCATCGTCAAGATGGACCCAATTTATGTGTTGTTTGAGGTTCCTGAAAACCAACTCTATGCCGTACAGGTGGATGCCGAGCGCCGCCGCCGGGAGGGGTTGCCGCCAACGAGGCTGGATGTGCGTATAGAGCTGCCGGATGGTAATTTTTACCCCTATCAGGGCCGGATTGTATTTATCGATAACCAGATAGACCCCAACACCGGCTCCGTAGCGGTACGCGCACTCTTTCCGAATCCGGGCAGCCTACTGGTGCAAGGACAATTTGCTCGGGTCTCAATCCGTTTGTATACCGGCAGTGAGGCACTTAAACCGCTGGTGCCGCAATCTGCAGTGCTGGAGGACATGCAGGGGCGTTACCTCTTTGTGCTGGGTAAGAAAAATATTGCTGAAAAACGCTATGTCACTTTGGGGCAGCGGGAGGGGGAGCTCTGGGCGGTTAATCATGGTTTAGTTGCTGGGGAGTCGGTCATCGTTAACGGTTTGCAGCGGGTTGTTGCGGGCAAGCCAGTGACCCCTCAAAACACGCCGCGGAACCCCTACGACGCATCAGAAAAGCCGGCAGAGCCCGCAAGCGGTGGCGCTTCTCCCGTAGGTAAGCAAAGTACCAAACAGCCTATAGGCTTCGGGCAGGGGACACTGCTTCCCGATGACATGGAACTTCCTGAAGGTGTGGAGGAGGGCGAACGCCACCGATACGAGGGACAAGAGCATGATTATAAATAG
- a CDS encoding efflux RND transporter permease subunit: MISAFCIRRPRFAFVISILISLAGILSLPLLPVAQFPEITPATINVAANYAGASAEVVRDSVAVPIESQVNGVEGMDYMSSTSGNDGSYSLTVTFKSGYDDDIAQVNVQNRVEQATPQLPEDVKRDGVVVSKQSTTLLLVVNLFSPEQKFDELFLANYAEIYLKDELARVLGVSSVVIFGSRNYAMRLWLDPNRMASLDVTTEDVISAVRAQNVQVAAGQIGSPPIRKDQQFQYNILVQGRLVNPKEFEEITIRAKPDGAMVKVKDVARVELGSESYSSYGQLDNQASAVIGVYQLPEANAIEVADGIKAKVKELSQRFPDGLKAEILYDTTLFVQASIKEVVQTLFIALILVIAVVFLFLQDWRSTLIPAIAIPVSLVGTFALMLAFGMTINTITLFALILAIGIVVDDAIIVVENTQRLMSDGLTPKEAALQSMREVTGPVIATTLVLFAVFVPVMLMPGITGKMYQQFAVTISMSVAISSLNALTLSPALCASILKVGKEGEVAGVKETGVFGFFNRGLHRSTNFYVGMVKACVKIPLIGIISVIGIFLLAFWLFSSIPTGFIPDEDQGTFMLHVQLPDGSSLERTGPVVNQVTDILLEEPGMAHVVGVPGYNLLTNSVSSNTAMMFAVLKPWDDRTSEEDHQFAIMQRAQKKLAQIPNAQIMPFVIPPLPGIGTVGGFEFVLEDLQGRSITELSQVMIDLLGAANQRSEISQAFTSFQAATPQLELKIDKEKAHVLGVPLPEVYSTLQTFLGGYYINDFNLYGKVFRVIAQADAQFRDDEQNLAGFYVRANSGGLVPITSVSTIEPVVAPQTITRYNLYNSVTINGAPASGYSSGQAMDAMEELASRLPEGYGYEWTGISLQEVTSGNLAPILFSLAIIFVYLFLVAQYESWSIPIAVLLCVPIAICGAMLVVWLAGSINNLYTQIGLVLLIGMAAKSAILIVEFACVERDKGKSIAESAISATRLRFRAVLMTAMSFILGVIPLLVATGAGAVSRISLGLVVFGGMLAASLFATLLVPVYYALVQALREKLKGGYTPQPQLDAASAERQ, from the coding sequence ATGATCAGTGCCTTTTGCATACGGCGGCCCCGTTTCGCCTTTGTCATCTCCATACTGATCTCTCTTGCGGGTATTCTCTCGTTGCCATTATTGCCGGTGGCGCAATTTCCAGAAATTACTCCAGCCACAATAAACGTCGCAGCCAATTACGCCGGGGCCAGTGCTGAAGTTGTGCGCGATAGTGTTGCCGTGCCCATCGAATCCCAAGTGAATGGCGTGGAAGGCATGGATTATATGTCCTCCACCAGTGGCAACGATGGCTCTTATAGTCTCACGGTAACGTTTAAATCTGGTTATGACGATGATATCGCTCAGGTCAATGTACAGAACCGTGTGGAGCAGGCCACGCCGCAATTGCCAGAGGATGTAAAGCGCGATGGAGTGGTGGTTTCCAAGCAAAGCACCACTTTGCTATTGGTCGTGAACTTATTTTCTCCTGAGCAGAAATTCGATGAACTTTTCCTAGCCAATTACGCAGAAATTTATTTGAAGGATGAGCTGGCGCGCGTATTGGGTGTGAGCAGCGTAGTTATTTTTGGCTCGCGCAATTACGCCATGCGCCTGTGGCTGGACCCGAATAGGATGGCGTCCCTGGACGTTACCACCGAGGATGTTATCAGCGCGGTACGGGCACAAAATGTGCAGGTAGCGGCTGGGCAGATTGGCTCGCCGCCCATTCGCAAGGACCAGCAATTTCAATACAACATCCTGGTGCAGGGGCGCCTGGTGAATCCCAAGGAATTTGAGGAAATTACTATTCGCGCCAAACCCGATGGCGCCATGGTAAAAGTGAAAGATGTGGCGCGGGTGGAATTGGGCAGTGAGTCCTATTCCTCCTATGGGCAATTGGATAACCAGGCTTCGGCAGTGATCGGTGTTTATCAGTTGCCGGAAGCCAATGCCATTGAAGTGGCTGACGGCATCAAGGCCAAGGTCAAAGAGCTTTCCCAGCGTTTTCCAGATGGCCTAAAGGCAGAGATCCTCTACGACACCACTCTGTTTGTGCAGGCCTCTATCAAAGAGGTGGTGCAGACACTATTTATTGCCCTGATTTTGGTGATCGCGGTGGTCTTCCTGTTTTTACAGGATTGGCGCTCCACCCTGATCCCCGCTATTGCCATCCCTGTTTCACTGGTGGGCACTTTTGCATTGATGCTGGCGTTTGGTATGACTATTAATACCATCACCTTGTTTGCGCTGATTCTAGCGATTGGCATAGTGGTTGATGATGCGATTATTGTGGTGGAAAACACCCAGCGACTGATGAGTGACGGCCTAACGCCAAAGGAGGCTGCGTTGCAGTCTATGCGTGAGGTTACTGGGCCGGTCATTGCCACTACGCTGGTGTTGTTTGCGGTGTTTGTACCGGTCATGTTGATGCCGGGTATCACCGGAAAAATGTATCAGCAATTTGCGGTTACTATTTCTATGTCGGTCGCGATTTCCTCCCTTAATGCGCTTACCCTGAGCCCGGCACTTTGCGCCAGTATTTTAAAAGTGGGTAAGGAGGGCGAAGTTGCCGGAGTGAAAGAGACCGGGGTATTTGGTTTTTTCAACCGAGGGCTGCATCGCTCCACCAATTTTTATGTGGGCATGGTAAAAGCCTGCGTAAAGATTCCGCTAATCGGAATTATCTCCGTTATCGGTATTTTCCTGCTGGCTTTTTGGTTATTTAGTAGTATCCCCACTGGCTTTATCCCGGACGAGGACCAGGGCACGTTTATGCTACACGTGCAATTGCCGGATGGTTCCTCCCTGGAGCGCACGGGCCCGGTGGTGAATCAGGTTACAGACATATTATTGGAAGAACCCGGTATGGCCCATGTGGTGGGTGTGCCCGGCTATAACCTGCTTACCAACAGTGTCTCATCTAATACCGCAATGATGTTTGCGGTGTTAAAACCCTGGGATGACCGCACCAGTGAAGAGGATCACCAGTTCGCCATTATGCAGCGGGCACAGAAAAAACTGGCGCAGATACCCAACGCACAGATTATGCCTTTTGTCATACCACCCCTGCCGGGTATCGGTACCGTGGGAGGGTTTGAATTTGTGCTGGAGGATTTGCAGGGGCGCAGTATTACAGAATTATCACAAGTAATGATTGATCTGTTGGGCGCGGCCAATCAGCGATCGGAAATTTCCCAGGCCTTCACCAGTTTCCAGGCGGCTACCCCACAGTTGGAATTAAAGATCGATAAAGAAAAAGCGCACGTACTCGGTGTTCCATTGCCAGAGGTTTATTCCACCCTGCAGACTTTTCTGGGCGGATATTACATAAACGACTTTAATTTATATGGCAAAGTATTCCGAGTGATCGCCCAGGCAGATGCGCAGTTTCGCGATGACGAACAAAATCTGGCGGGCTTCTATGTGCGCGCTAACAGTGGTGGTCTGGTGCCGATTACCTCGGTCTCCACTATTGAGCCGGTTGTGGCACCACAAACCATCACCCGCTACAACCTCTATAACAGCGTGACGATTAATGGCGCTCCAGCGTCGGGTTACTCCAGTGGTCAGGCCATGGATGCCATGGAGGAGCTGGCCTCCAGGCTGCCGGAAGGCTACGGCTATGAATGGACCGGGATCAGTTTACAGGAGGTTACCTCAGGCAATCTGGCTCCCATCCTGTTCAGTTTGGCCATAATATTTGTGTACCTGTTTTTGGTGGCCCAGTATGAGAGCTGGAGTATTCCTATTGCGGTGCTCTTGTGCGTGCCTATTGCGATTTGCGGTGCCATGTTGGTGGTGTGGCTTGCCGGATCTATCAATAATCTCTATACCCAGATCGGTTTGGTATTGTTAATTGGTATGGCGGCAAAGAGCGCAATTTTGATTGTTGAGTTCGCCTGTGTGGAACGGGATAAAGGCAAGTCTATTGCCGAGTCTGCGATTTCAGCCACCCGCTTGCGTTTCCGGGCAGTATTGATGACGGCTATGTCGTTTATTCTCGGAGTGATACCGTTGTTGGTAGCCACAGGCGCGGGTGCCGTAAGCCGTATTTCCCTGGGGTTGGTCGTGTTTGGCGGTATGCTCGCAGCCAGCCTGTTTGCCACTTTACTGGTGCCTGTGTACTACGCGTTGGTGCAGGCGCTTCGTGAGAAGCTCAAAGGGGGCTATACGCCTCAACCCCAGCTGGATGCAGCTTCGGCTGAGCGGCAGTAA
- a CDS encoding NUDIX hydrolase gives MLSIIEKKISQQIEELEAGVPTGPELYGHAAVLIALTEEPDPHVVLTKRADTLSTHSGEVSLPGGRWDATDPSLQYTALREAQEEVDLPMNQVRMLGPLWPRTTRWQVHVTPWVGVISPDTHLRPNPGELDAIFRVPLSFFLDDPRIRTDRITIDNQAIYLPAYQFGDYEIWGFTAGVLTEFLVRILGASIGRRDDVPLRTLN, from the coding sequence ATGTTATCGATTATCGAAAAGAAAATTTCCCAGCAAATAGAAGAGCTGGAGGCTGGCGTACCAACAGGGCCAGAATTGTATGGCCATGCCGCTGTGTTGATTGCTCTTACCGAAGAGCCAGACCCCCATGTAGTGCTGACTAAGCGCGCCGATACACTATCTACCCATTCCGGAGAAGTTTCCCTACCGGGCGGGCGTTGGGATGCCACTGACCCCTCCCTGCAATATACCGCCCTGCGCGAAGCTCAAGAGGAAGTGGACCTGCCTATGAATCAGGTGCGGATGCTCGGCCCTCTGTGGCCACGCACTACTCGCTGGCAGGTACATGTCACTCCCTGGGTGGGGGTGATCTCACCAGATACCCATCTCAGGCCCAACCCTGGTGAGCTGGATGCGATTTTTCGTGTGCCTTTGTCGTTTTTTCTTGACGATCCCCGTATCCGCACTGACCGAATCACTATCGATAATCAAGCTATTTATCTACCCGCCTACCAGTTTGGCGACTATGAAATCTGGGGCTTTACTGCCGGAGTATTAACCGAGTTCCTCGTTAGAATACTGGGCGCTTCTATTGGGCGCAGGGATGATGTGCCATTACGTACATTGAATTAG
- a CDS encoding nuclear transport factor 2 family protein codes for MRGREKLERYAVIHSNLGSRHITCSPLHHISEDGQSASGKATTVFILVTRSGYRVAVAAEYHDELVKVDGSWLFQCRRGVIAKLPNDPNFPILTADPNTRDQLSLLEDAWKDLGELISD; via the coding sequence ATCCGAGGAAGGGAAAAACTAGAGCGCTATGCAGTCATCCACAGCAACCTGGGTAGCCGGCATATTACCTGTTCGCCATTACATCATATTTCAGAAGATGGGCAATCTGCCTCAGGCAAAGCAACTACAGTATTTATTTTAGTGACTCGCTCTGGTTATCGCGTTGCCGTAGCAGCAGAATACCATGATGAATTAGTCAAGGTGGACGGCAGCTGGCTATTTCAATGCCGCCGTGGCGTTATTGCTAAGCTACCGAATGATCCTAATTTTCCCATACTCACAGCGGATCCCAATACTCGTGACCAGTTAAGTCTTTTAGAGGATGCCTGGAAAGACTTGGGTGAACTGATATCAGATTAA
- a CDS encoding helix-turn-helix transcriptional regulator encodes MQTDVSIDRDKTPFFDWVARTDDFVVNERWRRWKELMEAGLPYRCELLLKSHHNSTYYGEFAVSSNPETGDSFARACFSGNSFHRASNHLSDGYANYTLIYLLSGRGAIQRGSYFTPMNPGGLYLVDLAQTITHDLVHESRSLLCRIPREKLEGFRSGPKDNCPLTIDGSSGPGLLLRNYLLLFPQAKQRCTFASSRFLFNPIAELIIACIQESRGNLQAESETPSRLKSIFQQACRLIQKHCCDSDLSAPQLAASLDISTSYLHRALRFHNTSYINLVRRARVEAASAQLLAAGKNASILQVAFNCGFNGTSQFSRAFKEELGLSASEFVKRSFVKRERTLALEN; translated from the coding sequence ATGCAGACTGATGTTTCGATAGATCGCGATAAGACTCCGTTTTTTGACTGGGTGGCCAGGACAGATGATTTTGTAGTTAATGAACGCTGGCGCCGCTGGAAGGAGCTGATGGAGGCTGGTCTACCCTACCGCTGTGAATTGTTGCTCAAGTCTCATCATAACAGCACGTATTATGGGGAGTTTGCAGTATCTTCCAATCCTGAAACGGGAGATTCATTTGCTCGAGCCTGCTTCTCTGGGAATTCTTTCCATCGAGCAAGCAATCACTTGAGTGATGGCTATGCCAATTATACATTGATATATCTTTTATCTGGCCGTGGTGCTATACAGCGTGGGAGTTATTTTACCCCGATGAATCCCGGTGGACTCTACTTGGTTGATCTGGCGCAGACAATTACTCATGATTTGGTTCATGAAAGTCGCTCGCTATTGTGTCGCATTCCCCGTGAGAAGCTCGAGGGGTTTCGTTCAGGTCCCAAGGATAACTGTCCTCTGACCATAGATGGTAGCAGTGGTCCCGGCCTCTTATTACGTAATTATCTTTTGCTGTTTCCCCAGGCCAAACAAAGGTGCACCTTTGCTTCTTCCCGCTTTCTCTTTAATCCGATAGCCGAATTAATTATTGCCTGTATCCAGGAGAGTCGTGGCAATTTGCAGGCGGAGTCGGAAACTCCGAGTCGCTTAAAGTCTATTTTTCAACAGGCTTGCAGGCTGATTCAAAAACACTGTTGTGACTCGGATTTGTCCGCGCCACAGCTGGCGGCGTCATTGGATATCTCAACCTCCTATTTACATAGAGCGCTGCGTTTTCATAATACCTCTTATATTAACTTGGTGAGACGTGCCAGGGTGGAGGCCGCATCCGCACAGTTATTGGCAGCCGGGAAAAATGCAAGTATTTTACAGGTGGCGTTCAATTGTGGATTTAACGGCACCAGCCAGTTTTCCCGGGCATTCAAAGAGGAGCTGGGCCTTAGCGCTTCTGAGTTTGTAAAGCGCTCTTTTGTGAAGCGGGAAAGAACTCTGGCACTTGAAAATTGA
- a CDS encoding LysR family transcriptional regulator — MKPSLEDMQIFLAVVEARSFTAAADKLVRTKSAISQAVTRLEEDLGTRLLYRSTRSLSLTETGTQFYAHCREIRDIYNNALADLKSNNKELSGTLIITAPHALCEPVIVPAIRQLNEQHPQLGVRLLADDAPMNLIDSQVDLAIRVGNLDMQSAKVSKLGILRESLYASRGYIEQQGGIPDDLTELRNWQHIINDWQGTPVKYQLGSKKEIRVIPKIRCNSLHNILQMTTMSLGVARLPDIVAEKLVREDSLRHLVTIASTPVHYMHLFSKRPPPKVQHFVKILRRLMSSYH; from the coding sequence ATGAAACCCAGTCTAGAGGACATGCAGATATTTTTAGCCGTAGTTGAGGCCCGCAGCTTTACTGCCGCAGCAGACAAGCTGGTACGTACCAAGTCGGCAATTAGCCAGGCAGTGACTAGATTGGAAGAAGATCTCGGTACAAGGTTGCTTTACCGGAGCACCCGCTCGCTTTCACTGACGGAGACAGGAACCCAATTCTACGCTCACTGTCGCGAGATCCGGGATATCTACAACAACGCCCTGGCCGATTTAAAAAGTAATAACAAGGAACTCTCGGGCACACTGATAATCACAGCTCCCCACGCGCTCTGCGAGCCGGTTATAGTCCCTGCAATTAGACAGCTTAACGAGCAGCATCCACAGCTGGGGGTTCGTTTACTGGCGGATGATGCCCCAATGAATTTGATTGATTCCCAAGTAGACTTGGCAATTCGTGTAGGCAACCTGGATATGCAATCCGCCAAAGTATCAAAGCTGGGAATACTCCGGGAAAGCCTCTATGCGAGTAGAGGATATATAGAGCAACAGGGAGGAATACCTGACGATCTTACCGAATTACGCAACTGGCAACATATCATCAATGATTGGCAAGGCACCCCGGTGAAATATCAGCTGGGTAGTAAAAAAGAGATTCGAGTTATTCCCAAGATACGCTGCAATTCACTACATAACATTTTACAAATGACAACAATGAGTTTAGGGGTTGCAAGACTACCAGACATTGTTGCAGAAAAATTGGTTAGAGAAGACTCCTTAAGGCATCTAGTCACAATAGCTTCAACTCCCGTTCACTATATGCACCTTTTTTCTAAAAGGCCTCCGCCAAAGGTTCAACACTTCGTCAAGATTCTGAGAAGATTAATGTCATCTTATCACTAG
- a CDS encoding nuclear transport factor 2 family protein — MNKLLIEKTIVASEQWKSFFNQGNAEGCASMYEQNAQMNARPFGVFLGREQIKAFWQNLVAQGFSDVAYQDTEIEVVDGSSTVLTSKWKMNNAQGVITRELWVLQEDGTMRLREDDFEAIEPS; from the coding sequence ATGAACAAGCTACTTATTGAGAAAACTATTGTGGCCAGCGAACAGTGGAAGTCGTTTTTTAATCAAGGGAATGCTGAAGGCTGCGCTTCCATGTATGAACAGAATGCTCAAATGAATGCCAGGCCGTTTGGTGTATTTCTAGGTCGGGAGCAGATAAAAGCTTTCTGGCAAAACCTAGTGGCTCAGGGATTCTCTGATGTGGCTTATCAGGATACCGAGATTGAGGTAGTTGATGGTTCCTCAACAGTTCTTACCAGTAAGTGGAAGATGAACAATGCGCAAGGAGTTATCACTCGGGAACTATGGGTCCTGCAAGAGGATGGAACCATGCGCCTGCGCGAGGATGACTTTGAAGCTATAGAACCAAGCTGA
- a CDS encoding nuclear transport factor 2 family protein, producing MEDENIIFEQLAIFDLLSKFILTIDNQDAKVCASLFTENGRFENGSLMIKGRQKLYEYLLVHNRLGTRHITSSYLYVVSLDRATDKGKSTIVVFCSNSRGLSRGNGGPV from the coding sequence ATGGAGGATGAGAATATTATTTTTGAACAGCTGGCAATTTTCGATTTGCTGTCAAAGTTTATTCTCACTATAGATAATCAAGACGCCAAGGTCTGTGCCTCGCTATTTACCGAAAATGGTCGCTTTGAAAACGGTAGTTTGATGATTAAAGGGCGGCAAAAACTTTATGAATACCTGCTTGTCCACAACCGTTTGGGTACTCGACATATCACGTCTTCATATCTTTATGTTGTTTCTCTCGATAGGGCGACCGATAAGGGAAAATCAACCATAGTAGTTTTTTGCAGCAACTCGCGCGGGTTATCGCGTGGTAATGGCGGGCCAGTATGA